A single window of Acidobacteriota bacterium DNA harbors:
- a CDS encoding methyltransferase domain-containing protein, with protein sequence MSKAGYHATWRPILTRRTPWWTARVGVVIAYLAAGWLAAPALAQDERAARHRVPAEFMSYLGADWLERPERVEQEQPERVLDTMGLAPGDVVADVGCGSGYYARRMARRVQPGGRVYCQDIQPEMLDIMRQRAADEGVTGIEAVLGTPTDLRLPAGAFDWIIIADVYHEMSDPEPMLAGIRRALAPRGRVALIEYRVEDGTGDQIKADHAMSVRQVLLEWKAAGFELVALHDFLPSQHLFFFRAADNGAAGVAAAGRAAAGAAAGSDAGGGAVLADHDLVDAIDSGLVEVEARGAGVEAVTLRIRRTGNDPIVITSPAATYFDAEDARDMIARRDGWVVLDDDGWREWTLRAVGRQRGLEPPGTGDRLAVRPPSTAPVIEDLLLEIQAGTYTVSNSPLLYPPRTPVMEQAAVWIVDGDADYAEMAPHIAGPMLPAQYAAAFALIFVDRVGVDVTRRRVWADREQVFGRLRDQGLRVWYQLKTRGR encoded by the coding sequence ATGAGCAAGGCAGGATACCATGCGACCTGGAGGCCGATTTTGACGAGACGCACCCCGTGGTGGACAGCCCGTGTCGGCGTCGTGATTGCGTATCTGGCCGCCGGCTGGCTCGCCGCTCCGGCCCTCGCCCAGGACGAGCGAGCGGCACGGCACCGCGTGCCGGCCGAGTTCATGAGCTACCTCGGCGCCGACTGGCTCGAGCGGCCCGAGCGCGTCGAGCAGGAGCAGCCCGAGCGCGTCCTCGACACGATGGGCCTGGCCCCGGGCGATGTCGTCGCCGATGTCGGGTGCGGCTCGGGCTACTACGCGCGGCGCATGGCACGGCGGGTGCAGCCGGGCGGCAGGGTGTATTGCCAGGACATCCAGCCCGAGATGCTCGACATCATGCGGCAGCGGGCGGCGGACGAGGGGGTGACCGGCATCGAGGCGGTTCTCGGCACGCCGACCGACCTGAGGCTGCCGGCCGGCGCGTTCGACTGGATCATCATCGCCGACGTCTACCACGAGATGTCCGATCCCGAGCCGATGCTGGCCGGTATCCGGCGTGCGCTCGCGCCCCGCGGCCGGGTCGCGCTGATCGAGTACCGCGTGGAGGACGGGACCGGCGACCAGATCAAGGCGGACCACGCGATGTCGGTGCGGCAGGTGCTGCTGGAATGGAAAGCGGCCGGTTTCGAGCTGGTCGCGTTGCACGACTTCCTGCCGAGCCAGCACCTGTTCTTCTTCCGCGCGGCCGACAACGGGGCAGCAGGCGTCGCCGCCGCGGGAAGGGCGGCGGCGGGTGCCGCTGCCGGAAGCGATGCAGGCGGCGGGGCGGTGCTCGCCGACCACGACCTGGTCGACGCCATCGATTCCGGTCTCGTGGAGGTCGAGGCCCGCGGCGCCGGCGTGGAAGCCGTGACCCTGCGCATTCGCCGCACCGGCAACGATCCCATCGTCATCACGTCGCCGGCAGCCACCTACTTCGATGCCGAGGACGCACGCGACATGATTGCCCGCCGCGACGGCTGGGTGGTGCTCGACGACGACGGCTGGCGCGAGTGGACGCTCCGCGCGGTCGGCCGGCAGCGCGGCCTGGAACCGCCGGGGACCGGCGACCGGCTCGCCGTCCGGCCGCCGTCGACCGCGCCGGTCATCGAGGATCTCCTGCTGGAGATCCAGGCGGGAACGTACACCGTCTCGAACTCGCCCTTGCTCTACCCGCCGCGCACGCCGGTGATGGAACAGGCCGCCGTCTGGATCGTCGATGGCGACGCCGATTACGCGGAGATGGCGCCGCACATCGCCGGACCGATGCTGCCGGCGCAATACGCCGCCGCCTTCGCCCTGATCTTCGTCGACCGGGTCGGCGTCGACGTCACCCGCCGCCGCGTGTGGGCGGATCGCGAGCAGGTGTTCGGCCGGCTGCGCGACCAGGGCCTGCGCGTCTGGTACCAGTTGAAGACGCGCGGCCGCTAG
- a CDS encoding TonB-dependent receptor, which yields MPDRVSIYLYMTGNAIHRFVAAAAMVLLPSLSSGQSAGAIDGTVADAAGGALPGVVVTATGDAGQRESVTDATGGFVFAALPAGEYIVTAALPGFAAAEIAVTVQADATETVSLVLEIERLLETVSVVAEEPRIFARNVVAEPMMMQQSNITAVTSVVDNLPGVSVQEGDAYGFDDWSSNVAMRGFQVTLTEVQIGTTIDGFPNGTSDYWGGAKANRFIDPMNLGGVEVSQGTADIASRSVEALGGTFEYLTDDPAAERSYTASTTLGENEGQRFAMRVDTGPLFGRDTRAWIAAVRQEATDWVEGSARNEREHVAAKLVSSHGRLDLTSYVSYDSIHEDVYQRLYSEADFRANPRWDRLVGEWPGVPYLNQFYRPGWQTRRNNTFGYLKADWSFSDVTSLSLGGYFHRNRGRGDWLPPFIADVTDDHGGPESELMGGAPVQGGSQLGLIRFVSPDGAAVGPMAGCTSSYIFNYYGSGGPAVDPACHPGATAVQSYRHSHYGKDRVGVTLDEEWFATVGAAGSALRAGIWYENTRRDLGRDWHQILDPTLSFNWNEQPYWQQYDWQFPQHVFKWYVEETIFAGPFALSGGVKQYLVGVSREDLFNVDPRLEVDSDSDLLFSGGVTYETPVEGLDLFAGYAENFKAISATLLEVPGRSLDMLEPETASNIDVGLQYAADRLALGATWYTIDFENRIFYLGPQTAAGPNYLIPGGGAYFNAGGIDTSGVELSATVQMPRGTSFYTAYTFNDSEYLGSGDPLVDANQGIVAGADVTGVPDRMWVVSLDRSGPLGAGLTAKYTSPRRVSLLADWYADAYWLVDAYISFSGEAVSDLLRSAEFSIVANNLFDKAYLSAITENAAWLGAPRTISMTATVSF from the coding sequence ATGCCGGATCGCGTGTCAATCTACCTCTACATGACAGGGAATGCGATCCATCGGTTCGTCGCTGCAGCCGCGATGGTGCTGCTGCCGTCGCTGTCGTCCGGACAGTCCGCCGGTGCAATCGACGGCACGGTGGCCGACGCGGCGGGCGGCGCCCTGCCCGGCGTCGTGGTGACGGCAACGGGCGACGCGGGGCAGCGTGAGAGCGTGACCGACGCGACGGGTGGCTTCGTCTTCGCCGCGCTGCCAGCGGGTGAGTACATCGTCACGGCCGCGCTGCCCGGTTTCGCCGCGGCCGAGATCGCGGTCACCGTGCAGGCCGACGCCACCGAGACGGTCTCTCTCGTGCTGGAGATCGAGCGGTTGCTCGAGACGGTCAGCGTCGTCGCCGAGGAGCCCCGCATCTTCGCACGCAACGTCGTCGCCGAGCCGATGATGATGCAACAGTCGAACATCACCGCGGTGACGTCGGTGGTGGACAACCTCCCCGGGGTGTCCGTCCAGGAGGGGGACGCGTACGGGTTCGACGACTGGTCGAGCAACGTCGCCATGCGCGGCTTCCAGGTAACCCTCACCGAAGTGCAGATCGGGACAACCATCGACGGTTTCCCGAACGGCACGTCGGACTACTGGGGCGGCGCCAAGGCGAACCGCTTCATCGACCCGATGAACCTCGGCGGCGTCGAGGTGTCGCAGGGCACGGCCGACATCGCCTCCCGGTCGGTCGAGGCGCTGGGCGGCACGTTCGAGTACCTGACGGACGATCCGGCGGCGGAGCGAAGCTACACCGCGTCGACCACGCTCGGCGAGAACGAGGGGCAGCGATTCGCGATGCGGGTCGACACCGGACCGCTGTTCGGCCGCGACACGCGGGCGTGGATCGCCGCCGTCCGTCAGGAGGCGACCGACTGGGTCGAAGGTTCCGCGCGGAACGAGCGGGAGCACGTCGCGGCGAAGCTCGTGTCGTCGCACGGACGCCTCGACCTCACCAGCTACGTCTCGTACGACAGCATTCACGAGGACGTCTACCAGCGGCTCTACAGCGAGGCCGACTTCCGGGCCAACCCGCGCTGGGACCGCCTGGTCGGCGAGTGGCCCGGCGTGCCGTACCTGAACCAGTTCTACCGGCCGGGCTGGCAGACGCGGCGGAACAACACGTTCGGCTACCTGAAGGCGGACTGGTCGTTCAGCGACGTGACCTCGCTGAGCCTGGGGGGCTATTTTCACCGCAACCGAGGCCGCGGCGACTGGCTGCCTCCCTTCATCGCCGATGTCACCGACGACCACGGCGGCCCGGAATCGGAGTTGATGGGCGGGGCGCCCGTCCAGGGCGGCTCGCAACTCGGGTTGATCCGCTTCGTGAGCCCCGACGGCGCCGCCGTCGGACCGATGGCCGGGTGTACGTCGTCCTACATTTTCAACTACTACGGCTCGGGCGGCCCTGCCGTCGACCCGGCTTGCCACCCGGGCGCCACCGCGGTGCAGTCGTACCGCCACAGCCACTATGGGAAGGACCGCGTCGGGGTGACGCTCGACGAGGAGTGGTTCGCCACCGTCGGGGCCGCGGGCAGCGCCTTGCGCGCAGGCATCTGGTACGAGAACACCCGGCGGGATCTGGGCCGGGACTGGCACCAGATTCTGGACCCGACGCTCAGCTTCAACTGGAACGAGCAGCCCTACTGGCAGCAGTACGACTGGCAGTTCCCGCAGCACGTCTTCAAGTGGTACGTGGAGGAGACGATCTTCGCCGGGCCGTTCGCCCTGAGCGGCGGCGTCAAGCAGTACCTGGTCGGCGTGTCGCGCGAGGATCTGTTCAACGTGGATCCGAGGCTGGAGGTCGATTCGGATTCCGACCTGCTCTTCTCCGGCGGCGTGACGTACGAGACGCCGGTCGAGGGTCTGGACCTGTTCGCGGGCTATGCCGAGAATTTCAAGGCAATCAGCGCCACGCTGCTTGAAGTGCCGGGCCGGAGCCTGGATATGCTCGAGCCCGAGACGGCCTCGAATATCGATGTCGGGCTGCAGTATGCCGCGGATCGGCTCGCACTGGGAGCCACGTGGTACACGATTGATTTCGAGAACCGGATCTTCTACCTCGGCCCGCAGACGGCGGCCGGTCCCAACTACCTCATCCCGGGCGGCGGCGCCTATTTCAACGCGGGTGGCATCGACACGAGCGGGGTCGAGCTGTCGGCGACGGTGCAGATGCCGCGCGGCACCTCGTTCTACACGGCCTACACGTTCAACGACTCGGAGTACCTCGGCAGCGGCGATCCGCTCGTCGACGCGAACCAGGGCATCGTGGCGGGGGCCGACGTCACCGGCGTGCCGGATCGGATGTGGGTCGTCTCGCTCGACCGCAGCGGTCCGCTCGGGGCGGGCCTGACCGCCAAGTACACGTCGCCGCGGCGCGTCAGCCTGCTGGCGGACTGGTACGCGGATGCCTATTGGCTGGTGGATGCCTACATCAGCTTCTCGGGCGAGGCGGTGAGCGATCTGCTCCGGTCGGCGGAGTTCTCGATCGTGGCGAACAACCTGTTCGACAAGGCGTACCTGTCGGCCATCACCGAGAACGCCGCCTGGCTCGGCGCGCCGCGGACGATCTCGATGACCGCGACCGTCTCGTTCTGA
- a CDS encoding cobyric acid synthase, whose translation MTARALMIQGTGSSVGKSLLVAGLCRLARRRGIRVAPFKPQNMSNNAAVCVDGGEIGRAQALQARAAGLEPRRDFNPVLLKPQTDRGAQVVLQGRVLGTWDAKEYPAVRARLRASVLESFQRLTADYELILVEGAGSPAEVNLRPNDIANMGFARAAGVPVCLVGDIDRGGVIASLVGTQAVLDPEDADLIVGFVVNRFRGDPALFADGLAFIERRTGWRCFGLVHWLPAAGSLPAEDSASVPLDALRETADGRGTGMRRRGAPRAGEGVPRDASAGLLRIVAPKLSRMANFDDADPLRLDPGVDFRFVPPGLPLPRDADVVVLFGTKSTVGELAFLRAQGWDHDTIAHARSGGRLLGVCGGYQMLGRRVRDPEGVDGPAGTADGLGLLDVESTMAGDKIVRRVRGRCALGGEPVSGYEIHMGRAEGPDLARPMLHLDTGAEGARDESGRVEGTCLHGLFANDAWRRSWLARAGSGTDTSWRYDVTIDRALDDIATDLSTMLDTEALLAAARTPIS comes from the coding sequence ATGACCGCGCGCGCCCTGATGATCCAGGGCACCGGCTCCAGCGTCGGCAAGTCCCTCCTCGTCGCGGGACTGTGCCGGCTCGCCCGCCGGCGCGGCATCCGCGTCGCGCCGTTCAAGCCGCAGAACATGTCCAACAACGCGGCGGTCTGCGTCGACGGCGGCGAGATCGGGCGCGCGCAGGCCCTCCAGGCCCGAGCCGCCGGACTGGAACCGCGGCGCGACTTCAACCCCGTGCTCCTGAAGCCGCAGACCGACCGCGGCGCGCAGGTCGTGTTGCAGGGGCGTGTCCTGGGCACCTGGGACGCGAAGGAATACCCGGCGGTGCGCGCCCGGCTCCGGGCATCCGTCCTGGAGAGCTTCCAACGCCTGACCGCCGACTACGAGCTCATCCTGGTCGAAGGGGCAGGCAGTCCCGCGGAGGTGAACCTGCGGCCGAACGATATCGCCAACATGGGCTTCGCGCGCGCCGCCGGGGTGCCGGTCTGTCTGGTTGGCGACATCGATCGCGGCGGGGTGATCGCTTCCCTCGTCGGCACGCAGGCCGTGCTGGATCCGGAGGACGCCGACCTGATCGTGGGATTCGTGGTGAACCGGTTCCGGGGCGACCCGGCCCTGTTCGCCGACGGCTTGGCGTTCATCGAGCGCCGCACCGGATGGCGATGCTTCGGCTTGGTCCACTGGCTGCCCGCCGCCGGAAGTCTGCCGGCCGAGGATTCCGCGTCCGTTCCGCTGGACGCCTTACGCGAGACCGCCGACGGTCGAGGAACCGGCATGCGGCGGCGTGGCGCGCCCCGTGCTGGCGAGGGTGTTCCTCGCGACGCGTCCGCCGGGCTCCTGCGCATCGTCGCGCCGAAGCTGTCGCGCATGGCCAACTTCGACGACGCCGACCCGTTGCGTCTCGACCCCGGCGTCGACTTCCGTTTCGTGCCGCCCGGCCTTCCCCTACCACGCGACGCGGACGTCGTGGTGTTGTTCGGCACGAAGTCGACGGTCGGCGAGCTCGCATTCCTGCGCGCCCAAGGGTGGGATCACGACACCATCGCGCATGCCCGCAGTGGCGGGCGCCTCCTCGGCGTGTGCGGCGGCTATCAGATGCTGGGCCGCCGCGTTCGGGATCCGGAGGGCGTGGACGGTCCGGCCGGCACGGCCGACGGCCTCGGTCTGCTGGATGTCGAGAGCACGATGGCAGGCGACAAGATTGTACGCCGGGTGCGGGGACGCTGTGCGCTCGGCGGCGAGCCGGTGTCCGGGTACGAGATCCACATGGGCCGCGCCGAGGGGCCGGATCTCGCGCGGCCGATGCTGCATCTCGACACCGGCGCCGAGGGAGCGCGCGACGAGAGCGGTCGCGTGGAGGGAACCTGTCTGCACGGCCTGTTCGCCAACGACGCCTGGCGCCGGTCATGGCTCGCCCGCGCGGGGAGCGGGACCGACACGTCCTGGCGCTACGACGTCACGATAGACCGCGCGCTCGACGACATCGCAACCGATCTCTCCACGATGCTCGACACGGAGGCGCTACTCGCCGCGGCACGTACTCCAATCTCGTGA
- a CDS encoding DUF1592 domain-containing protein, protein MSHARVPSLSAFVVAAAFAALFPLSASAEGAGAQAGPAGEGEALLQQTIGRYCATCHNDRLQTAGLVLTGLDLSEVGAHAETWEKVITKLRTRTMPPVGRPRPAAETYDTLAGWLETEIDRLAAAGPNPGRTEAFHRLNRAEYGNAIRDLLALDVDVAELLPADDFDEYGFDNMADILTVSPALMERYLSAARKIGRLAVGETPLGPATDTYDVPILLMQDDRMGDDVPFGSRGGIGIRHYFPVDGEYDVEIRLHRNYVNYVRGMGSRHELEVRLDGQLVRSFVFGGEEPEGIQAPASYGGNQFGDPAWEEYMLYADANMRARFQATAGPHVVSVAFVRRFTEPEGVLQPRQSIFAVAVNEMRDGNAAVEHVAVGGPYVSTGPGETPARQALFTCRPVSDATADEEACAQEILSSLARRAYRRTLEAEDVATLMDFYRAGRDGGSFDSGIQLALERVLISPDFLFRVERDPIDIRPGASYALNDTALASRLSYFLWSSGPDDELLDLAEQGRLSDPEVLAQQARRMLADPRSKELVRNFAGQWLYLRNLRGVVPDAVVFPEFDENLRDAFLQETELFFESLIREDRSVLDLLGADYTYVNERLAEHYGIPSVYGSQFRRVTLPPDVAERRGGIFGHGSLLTVTSYPNRTSPVLRGKWVLANILGTPPPAPPADVPDLPDRGEDGRAATVRDRLQRHRESPACSVCHAPMDPLGLALENYDAVGKWRETGEANLPIDASGNLPDGTAFEGPTGLRSLLLERREQFMGTFTEKLLAYALGRGPEYYDRPTVRAITRSAASENYSWSSIITGIVQSTPFRMRRSES, encoded by the coding sequence ATGTCTCACGCTCGCGTGCCGTCGTTGTCTGCGTTCGTAGTCGCGGCCGCGTTTGCCGCGCTGTTTCCCCTGTCGGCGTCCGCCGAAGGGGCCGGCGCGCAAGCGGGACCCGCCGGTGAGGGCGAGGCGCTGCTGCAGCAGACCATCGGCCGGTACTGCGCCACGTGCCACAACGACCGGCTGCAGACCGCCGGACTCGTCCTGACCGGCCTCGACCTCTCGGAGGTCGGCGCCCACGCCGAGACGTGGGAAAAGGTCATCACCAAGCTCCGGACGCGGACGATGCCGCCTGTCGGCCGGCCGCGTCCCGCCGCGGAGACCTACGACACGCTGGCCGGCTGGCTCGAGACCGAGATCGACCGGTTGGCCGCCGCGGGGCCGAATCCGGGACGCACCGAGGCGTTCCACCGCCTGAACCGCGCCGAGTACGGCAACGCCATCCGCGATCTGCTGGCGCTCGACGTCGACGTGGCCGAGCTGCTGCCGGCCGACGACTTCGACGAGTACGGCTTCGACAACATGGCGGACATCCTGACCGTGTCGCCCGCGCTGATGGAGCGTTATCTCTCGGCGGCGCGCAAGATTGGCCGCCTGGCAGTGGGTGAGACGCCGCTCGGACCGGCCACCGATACCTACGACGTGCCGATTCTCCTGATGCAGGACGATCGGATGGGCGACGACGTGCCGTTCGGCTCGCGGGGCGGCATCGGCATCCGCCACTACTTTCCGGTCGACGGCGAGTACGACGTCGAGATCCGGCTGCACCGCAACTACGTGAACTACGTGCGCGGCATGGGCTCGCGCCACGAGCTGGAGGTCCGGCTGGACGGCCAGCTCGTGCGCTCGTTCGTGTTCGGCGGCGAGGAGCCCGAGGGTATCCAGGCGCCGGCCAGCTACGGCGGGAACCAGTTCGGCGACCCGGCGTGGGAAGAGTACATGCTCTACGCCGACGCCAACATGCGCGCGCGGTTCCAGGCGACGGCGGGGCCGCACGTGGTCAGCGTGGCGTTCGTCCGCCGGTTCACGGAGCCGGAAGGGGTGCTGCAGCCGCGCCAGAGCATCTTCGCGGTCGCCGTCAACGAGATGCGCGACGGCAACGCCGCGGTCGAGCACGTCGCGGTCGGCGGGCCGTACGTCAGCACGGGACCGGGCGAGACCCCGGCGCGGCAGGCGCTGTTCACCTGCCGGCCGGTCAGTGACGCGACGGCGGACGAGGAAGCCTGCGCCCAGGAAATCCTGTCGTCGCTGGCGCGCCGCGCCTACCGGCGGACGCTGGAGGCGGAAGATGTCGCGACCCTGATGGACTTCTACCGGGCGGGGCGCGACGGCGGCAGCTTCGACTCGGGCATCCAGCTCGCCCTCGAGCGCGTGCTCATCTCGCCGGACTTCCTCTTCCGGGTCGAGCGCGATCCGATCGACATCCGGCCGGGCGCCTCCTACGCGCTGAACGACACCGCGCTGGCGTCGCGGCTGTCGTACTTCCTCTGGTCCAGCGGACCGGACGACGAGCTGCTCGACCTCGCCGAGCAGGGCCGGCTCAGCGACCCGGAGGTCCTGGCGCAGCAGGCGCGGCGGATGCTCGCCGACCCGCGCTCGAAGGAGCTGGTTCGCAACTTCGCCGGGCAGTGGCTCTACCTGCGCAACCTGCGCGGCGTGGTGCCGGACGCGGTGGTGTTCCCCGAGTTCGACGAGAACCTGCGCGACGCCTTCCTGCAGGAGACGGAGCTGTTCTTCGAGAGCCTCATCCGCGAGGACCGCAGCGTCCTCGACCTGCTGGGCGCCGACTACACCTACGTCAACGAGCGGCTCGCCGAGCACTACGGCATCCCGAGCGTGTACGGCAGCCAGTTCCGGCGCGTGACGTTGCCGCCCGACGTGGCCGAGCGCCGCGGCGGCATCTTCGGCCACGGCAGCCTGCTGACCGTGACGTCGTATCCCAACCGGACGTCGCCGGTGCTGCGCGGCAAGTGGGTGCTGGCGAACATTCTCGGGACGCCGCCGCCAGCGCCGCCCGCCGACGTGCCGGATCTGCCCGACCGGGGCGAGGACGGCCGCGCCGCCACCGTTCGGGACCGCTTGCAGCGGCACCGCGAAAGCCCCGCCTGCTCGGTCTGCCACGCGCCGATGGACCCGCTCGGGCTGGCCCTGGAGAACTACGACGCGGTGGGCAAGTGGCGCGAGACCGGCGAGGCGAACCTGCCGATCGATGCGTCCGGCAACCTGCCCGACGGCACCGCGTTCGAGGGCCCGACCGGCCTGCGCTCGCTGCTCCTCGAGCGGCGCGAGCAGTTCATGGGCACCTTCACGGAGAAGCTCCTCGCGTATGCGCTCGGGCGGGGGCCGGAGTACTACGACCGGCCCACCGTACGCGCCATCACCCGTTCGGCCGCCTCTGAGAACTACAGCTGGTCGTCAATCATCACCGGAATCGTGCAGAGCACGCCGTTCCGCATGCGGAGGTCAGAATCATGA
- a CDS encoding DUF1552 domain-containing protein has product MIITRKAIPRRTVLRGLGASLALPLLDGMVPAAAAMRNTAAAPIKRYGVVYVPNGMMMNHWTPKTEGLGFEFPTVMKPLEPFRSYVQVLSGMHGVDSEGPHARSSTRFLTGVPSKPDNGSDLLAAVSADQIAGRVLGRETQLATLELAIDGRDFAGSCDDGFSCAYTNTIAWANDTTPLPMENNPRVIFERLFGDTGSTDPAVRRARLRKDASLLDSVTERAGDLARQIGPGDRAKLGQYLDAVRDVERRIQMAESQSDRELPVVDQPAGVPGTLGEHARLMFDLQALAFETDLTRVTTFMMGREITGRTYAEIGVPDAHHPISHHQRDPAKLAKLTKINQYHVQLFSQFLERLKSTPDGDGTLLDHSMIVYGAGMADSNTHGSQNLPILLAGRGAGTGGRHIKYSPDTPLANLHVTLLDKLGVPVESLGHATGKLRLDPLAAL; this is encoded by the coding sequence ATGATCATCACCAGGAAGGCGATTCCCCGCCGTACCGTGCTGCGCGGTCTGGGCGCCTCGCTCGCGCTGCCGTTGCTCGACGGCATGGTCCCGGCGGCCGCGGCGATGCGCAACACCGCGGCGGCCCCGATCAAGCGCTACGGCGTCGTCTACGTCCCGAACGGGATGATGATGAACCACTGGACGCCGAAGACCGAGGGTCTTGGTTTCGAGTTCCCGACGGTCATGAAGCCGCTGGAGCCGTTCCGCTCCTACGTCCAGGTCCTGTCGGGCATGCACGGCGTCGACAGCGAGGGCCCCCACGCCCGCTCCTCGACGCGGTTCCTGACCGGCGTGCCCTCGAAGCCGGACAACGGCTCGGACCTGCTGGCGGCGGTCTCGGCGGACCAGATCGCCGGGCGCGTCCTCGGGCGCGAGACGCAGCTCGCCACCCTGGAGCTGGCCATCGACGGCCGCGACTTCGCCGGATCCTGCGACGACGGCTTCAGTTGCGCCTACACGAACACGATCGCGTGGGCCAACGATACGACGCCGCTGCCGATGGAGAACAACCCGCGAGTCATCTTCGAGCGGCTCTTCGGCGACACCGGCAGCACCGACCCGGCCGTCCGCCGGGCGCGGCTCCGCAAGGACGCCAGCCTCCTCGATTCGGTGACCGAGCGGGCCGGCGATCTCGCGCGGCAGATCGGACCGGGCGACCGCGCCAAGCTGGGGCAGTATCTCGACGCCGTCCGCGACGTCGAGCGGCGAATCCAGATGGCCGAGTCGCAGAGCGACCGCGAGCTGCCGGTGGTCGATCAGCCGGCCGGCGTCCCGGGGACCCTGGGCGAGCACGCCAGGCTGATGTTCGACCTGCAGGCGCTGGCCTTCGAAACCGACCTGACCCGCGTGACCACTTTCATGATGGGCCGCGAGATCACCGGCCGGACGTACGCCGAGATCGGGGTGCCCGACGCGCACCACCCGATCTCGCACCACCAGCGCGACCCTGCCAAGCTGGCGAAGCTGACCAAGATCAACCAGTACCACGTGCAGCTCTTCTCGCAGTTCCTGGAGCGGCTGAAGTCGACTCCGGACGGCGACGGGACGCTGCTCGACCACTCGATGATCGTCTACGGCGCCGGCATGGCCGACAGCAACACGCACGGCTCGCAGAACCTGCCGATCCTGCTCGCGGGACGCGGCGCGGGAACCGGCGGCCGTCACATCAAGTACTCGCCGGACACGCCGCTGGCCAACCTGCACGTCACGCTGCTCGACAAGCTGGGCGTACCGGTCGAGTCGCTCGGCCACGCCACCGGCAAGCTGCGGCTCGACCCGCTCGCCGCCCTCTAG